A single genomic interval of Sphingobacteriales bacterium harbors:
- a CDS encoding toxin-antitoxin system YwqK family antitoxin codes for MIFILSVLILSGSGCSGGGLKGGVEITQLEKRGDSIYYDYKPYSGKAIKKQNNKIVLEESYQNGKRHGLAKGFYLSGLPYFEETYNNGNREGTKTMWAENTERTKILEETYANGLLTGLSKEWFINGKKKSEIPYENGLKNGKALEWYKTGKQSIEATYKNDTLIGKRKIWYETQWREEDKPKLLENYENGKLQGKVTEYYQSGTVKRETTYQNGQIVGEQITFYEKSGKIRASVPYQNNQKHGLATQFYEDGTKKAENNFIANRREGSSKRWYKNGQLEWEGNFTNDTENGVFKAYKPNGVLRTTVTYKNGQQIGGDQTSEKIDTKTDETE; via the coding sequence ATGATTTTTATACTAAGCGTTCTGATATTATCCGGATCCGGATGCAGTGGTGGTGGTTTAAAAGGCGGAGTCGAAATTACCCAACTCGAAAAACGCGGCGATTCTATATACTACGATTATAAACCCTATTCCGGAAAAGCCATAAAAAAACAAAATAACAAAATTGTATTGGAGGAATCGTATCAAAATGGCAAACGACATGGTTTGGCAAAAGGTTTTTACTTAAGCGGGCTTCCGTATTTTGAAGAAACCTACAACAACGGCAACCGCGAAGGAACTAAAACTATGTGGGCCGAAAATACCGAACGCACTAAAATATTAGAAGAAACCTATGCCAACGGTTTACTTACCGGACTTAGCAAAGAATGGTTTATTAATGGCAAAAAGAAATCGGAAATACCCTACGAAAACGGCCTAAAAAATGGCAAAGCCCTTGAATGGTACAAAACTGGCAAACAAAGCATCGAAGCTACTTACAAAAACGATACTTTAATTGGCAAACGCAAAATTTGGTACGAAACACAATGGCGCGAAGAAGACAAACCTAAACTACTTGAAAATTACGAAAATGGAAAACTGCAAGGCAAAGTAACTGAATACTACCAATCGGGCACGGTAAAACGCGAAACAACCTACCAGAACGGCCAAATTGTAGGCGAGCAAATAACTTTCTATGAAAAATCGGGCAAAATAAGGGCAAGTGTACCCTACCAAAACAACCAAAAACACGGCCTCGCTACCCAATTTTACGAAGATGGCACTAAAAAAGCCGAAAATAATTTTATTGCCAACCGCCGAGAAGGAAGCAGCAAACGCTGGTACAAAAATGGCCAACTCGAATGGGAAGGCAATTTTACCAACGACACCGAAAACGGTGTATTTAAAGCGTACAAACCTAATGGTGTTTTGCGTACTACCGTAACCTACAAAAACGGCCAACAAATTGGCGGCGACCAAACCAGCGAAAAAATTGACACCAAAACTGATGAAACAGAATAA
- a CDS encoding glycosyltransferase family 39 protein — translation MSLRLNKHKLKQWQLHLIINNIIKKIVKKWVVWPILFLALALPHLGKFIFVDEPHFLYKAVPQLYEALRNCEWDRTFVSDKPAFITALLSGVVTLFTNFNQYDYTNAHHYLFWWRLPIVLFCATCIAIAYQLCKPLLGQKKAALWLFAIVVCPLLIGVSQMVNADATAWSAALVTWLAFHRFWQTGYYKFAFLSGCFMGLAMLSKYNTLIFYPFFLLSGYLFYLHTDKNNEKAPMLPPSI, via the coding sequence ATGTCGTTGCGCCTTAATAAACACAAACTCAAACAATGGCAGTTGCACCTTATTATTAATAATATTATTAAAAAAATAGTCAAAAAATGGGTGGTTTGGCCAATTTTGTTTTTAGCTCTTGCCCTGCCGCATTTAGGTAAATTTATTTTTGTTGACGAACCACACTTTTTATACAAGGCAGTACCTCAACTGTACGAGGCATTGCGCAACTGCGAGTGGGACCGCACTTTTGTAAGCGACAAACCTGCTTTTATTACAGCACTGTTATCGGGAGTTGTAACCCTGTTCACCAATTTTAACCAATACGACTACACCAACGCACATCACTACCTCTTTTGGTGGCGATTACCCATTGTATTATTTTGTGCTACGTGTATAGCTATAGCCTACCAACTTTGCAAACCTTTGTTAGGGCAAAAAAAAGCGGCATTATGGCTGTTTGCAATAGTAGTTTGCCCCTTGTTAATTGGCGTTTCGCAAATGGTAAATGCCGATGCTACCGCTTGGAGTGCAGCCCTGGTTACCTGGCTGGCTTTTCATAGGTTTTGGCAAACAGGATATTATAAATTCGCCTTCTTATCCGGATGTTTTATGGGATTGGCAATGTTATCTAAATACAATACGCTAATTTTTTACCCATTTTTTTTACTATCCGGATACCTTTTTTATCTTCATACCGATAAAAACAACGAAAAAGCCCCCATGTTGCCCCCTAGTATTTAG
- a CDS encoding pseudouridine synthase → MKARKNNSTNKKATTGAKNQIRKKSNPEGIANTTINNKSSGKKSNPEKNAESAPLNKGVNKNSTKGNKVRKTSPTSGKPFAKNLPATAKKPATTKTLRPQPLPEDLRYYVCYKPYGMLCQFTNEKDSTHPVLADLHGFETDVYAVGHLDRDSEGLLLLTNDREWSSRIAHPIKGLTRTFMLQVEGDITPDAVEQLQKGVLITNNGKIMRTASAVAQKLNTSPALPERNPPVRYRKAIPTSWVKLTTNEITNRQMRQMTAVLGFPTLRLVQTGFGPLQIADMTPRLVRALNEKEVQKCAADVK, encoded by the coding sequence ATGAAAGCAAGAAAAAACAACTCGACCAATAAAAAAGCGACAACAGGAGCAAAAAATCAAATCCGGAAAAAATCAAATCCGGAGGGTATTGCCAATACTACAATTAATAATAAATCATCCGGTAAAAAATCAAATCCGGAAAAAAATGCCGAAAGTGCACCTTTAAATAAAGGAGTCAATAAAAATTCAACTAAAGGCAACAAAGTTCGCAAAACGTCGCCCACTTCCGGAAAGCCATTTGCCAAAAACCTGCCCGCAACGGCTAAAAAACCGGCTACTACAAAAACGCTTCGCCCGCAACCCCTCCCCGAAGATCTTCGATACTATGTTTGCTACAAACCTTATGGCATGTTGTGCCAGTTTACCAACGAAAAAGACAGCACTCACCCCGTTTTGGCTGATTTGCATGGCTTTGAAACCGATGTATATGCAGTTGGCCATTTAGACCGCGACAGCGAAGGCTTATTGCTGCTAACAAATGACCGTGAATGGAGTAGCCGTATTGCCCACCCTATTAAAGGACTTACCCGCACGTTTATGTTGCAGGTCGAAGGCGATATTACCCCCGATGCGGTTGAGCAACTGCAAAAAGGGGTACTAATTACTAATAATGGCAAAATTATGCGCACTGCCAGTGCTGTCGCCCAAAAATTAAATACCTCCCCAGCACTGCCCGAACGCAACCCTCCCGTGCGCTACCGAAAAGCCATCCCTACCAGTTGGGTAAAATTAACCACCAACGAAATTACTAACCGGCAAATGCGGCAAATGACGGCTGTACTTGGCTTTCCTACCTTGCGCTTGGTACAAACAGGATTTGGCCCTCTGCAAATTGCCGATATGACCCCACGCCTCGTGCGCGCCCTAAATGAAAAAGAAGTACAAAAATGTGCTGCTGACGTAAAATAA
- a CDS encoding damage-inducible protein DinB — MHSQFFTNLFDYQHHFNQLLIAKLATNPNFQKTSEKAILLLNHTINTHQIWNARIMPNDSETNFGVFQIHPIEDLPKIDLKNYQQTLQIIQSVPLQQIITYTNTKGEQFSNTAQDILFHIINHTTYHRGQIATECRINGIEPLVADYIFYKRTANFVSP, encoded by the coding sequence ATGCACAGCCAATTTTTCACCAATTTATTTGATTACCAGCATCATTTTAACCAGTTGCTGATTGCCAAATTAGCCACTAATCCTAATTTCCAAAAAACCTCCGAAAAAGCTATACTTTTGCTAAACCATACCATTAACACCCACCAAATTTGGAATGCACGAATTATGCCAAACGACAGCGAAACAAATTTTGGCGTTTTCCAAATTCATCCAATCGAAGATTTACCCAAAATAGACCTTAAAAACTATCAACAAACGCTACAAATTATACAATCTGTACCTTTGCAGCAAATTATTACCTACACAAACACAAAAGGCGAACAGTTTAGCAACACAGCCCAAGATATTTTGTTTCATATAATTAATCACACAACTTACCACCGCGGGCAAATTGCCACCGAATGCCGCATAAACGGTATTGAACCTTTAGTAGCCGATTATATTTTTTATAAAAGAACAGCTAACTTTGTAAGCCCATAA
- a CDS encoding SAM-dependent methyltransferase, producing MQNFIKICQEAQQNSQLLKITLSNPSTNLQLPLAFPENTAIDIPLSGCNNIYFRPILLKAGFHLQAVYRFKTKDITKNYPISSGWLLLTHLLTHHVFNTARLFSTQADTEINSQKKGQWQLKTFAATQIKPTHTAHNRTKNYLLPTDQIWWYLLGITNTNGEVLKNMQAKHRQIQRYIEIIHHLLQNNPLLSKQLHIVDMGAGKGYLTFALYHYLIQQQQSNLQPQITGIELKEELVTQANKIAQQCQFEGLHFISGAIKNYQPNTNHIKQQEEQPNPDLLIALHACDTATDDAIALGIKLQTPVIICAPCCHKHLRQHLQPTPLLQPLLRHGILLERQAELLTDGLRALILEAHGYKTRVFEFVATEHTPKNVLLVAEKQTSNQNTNADEANNNKNSNEVWQKIAALKTNFGITQLYLEQWLR from the coding sequence ATGCAAAACTTTATAAAAATTTGCCAAGAAGCCCAGCAAAATAGCCAACTGCTGAAAATTACCCTTAGCAATCCAAGTACCAATTTGCAACTGCCTTTGGCTTTTCCGGAAAATACTGCCATAGACATACCTTTATCCGGATGCAATAATATTTATTTCAGACCTATTTTGCTAAAGGCGGGTTTCCATTTACAGGCAGTGTACAGGTTTAAAACCAAAGATATTACCAAAAACTACCCAATTTCTTCCGGATGGTTGCTGCTTACACATTTATTAACACATCATGTTTTTAATACAGCAAGACTTTTTTCCACTCAAGCTGACACAGAAATTAATAGCCAAAAAAAAGGACAATGGCAACTAAAAACCTTTGCCGCCACCCAAATAAAACCAACTCATACAGCGCATAACCGAACTAAAAATTATTTATTGCCAACCGACCAAATTTGGTGGTATTTGTTAGGCATTACCAATACTAATGGCGAGGTGCTTAAAAATATGCAGGCCAAACACCGGCAAATACAACGCTATATCGAAATTATCCACCACCTGTTGCAAAACAATCCATTGCTAAGCAAACAATTGCATATTGTGGATATGGGGGCGGGTAAAGGATACCTCACTTTTGCCTTATATCATTATTTAATCCAACAGCAACAGAGCAATTTACAACCTCAAATTACCGGAATAGAACTAAAAGAAGAATTGGTAACGCAAGCTAACAAAATTGCCCAGCAATGCCAGTTCGAAGGGTTGCATTTTATATCCGGAGCCATTAAAAACTACCAACCCAACACCAACCATATTAAACAACAAGAAGAACAACCAAACCCCGACCTGCTTATAGCATTACATGCCTGCGATACCGCTACTGACGATGCTATTGCGCTGGGTATTAAACTACAAACTCCTGTTATTATATGTGCGCCCTGCTGCCACAAGCATTTGCGCCAGCACCTGCAACCCACACCGCTGTTGCAACCATTACTGCGGCACGGTATTTTACTCGAAAGGCAGGCCGAATTACTTACTGACGGATTGCGCGCCTTAATTTTAGAGGCACATGGTTACAAAACCCGGGTTTTTGAGTTTGTAGCTACCGAACACACCCCCAAAAATGTACTTTTAGTGGCCGAAAAACAAACCTCAAACCAAAATACAAATGCAGACGAGGCAAATAATAATAAAAATAGTAACGAGGTTTGGCAAAAAATTGCCGCCCTTAAAACTAATTTCGGAATTACCCAGCTTTATTTAGAACAGTGGTTGAGGTAA
- a CDS encoding ABC transporter permease, whose amino-acid sequence MKFSDIIVLAFTAVRSNKLRASLTLMIIAFGLMALVGILTAVDAMKAGLNSNFATMGSNSFTIRQANEELGTRRRGRKKTETMPINFDQAKMFKERFTYPGIISISAMAGFGTTLQYEKEKTNPTISITGGDENYLQVAGLEVEYGRDFNEKEHQTGEKVVIIGSGVAKKLFNNKPNKAIDKTISIDTRRFRVVGVIKSKGSSSVFSSDDIAVIPIQICRNLYAGSSTSYVITVAVGEVYEIKPASSEAEGLMRSIRKLKHQENNDFETSTSDELSNLLIEQSGYITSAATIIGLITLLGGAVGLMNIMLVAVAERTREIGVSKALGANNRTVLLQFLTEAILICQLGGLLGMVLGILAGNIVSLFLKGPFVIPWLWLLLGIVICFVVGIISGIYPARRAALVDPIESLRYE is encoded by the coding sequence ATGAAGTTTTCAGATATTATTGTTTTAGCATTTACGGCAGTGCGGAGCAATAAATTGCGTGCCTCGCTTACCCTAATGATTATTGCTTTTGGTTTAATGGCTTTAGTGGGCATACTTACCGCTGTTGATGCCATGAAAGCAGGTTTAAACAGCAATTTTGCGACTATGGGGTCAAACTCGTTTACCATTAGGCAAGCCAACGAAGAATTGGGCACCCGCCGGCGTGGACGCAAAAAAACAGAGACTATGCCCATTAATTTCGACCAGGCTAAAATGTTTAAAGAGCGGTTTACCTATCCGGGTATAATTTCTATATCGGCAATGGCAGGTTTTGGCACAACCTTACAATACGAAAAAGAAAAAACAAACCCAACCATAAGTATTACCGGTGGAGATGAGAATTACCTGCAAGTTGCTGGCCTTGAGGTAGAGTATGGCCGCGATTTTAACGAAAAAGAGCATCAAACCGGCGAAAAAGTTGTAATAATTGGCAGTGGAGTAGCCAAAAAACTGTTTAACAACAAGCCTAATAAAGCCATTGACAAAACCATTTCAATAGATACACGCCGATTTAGAGTGGTGGGCGTTATTAAATCGAAAGGTTCGAGTAGTGTGTTTAGTAGCGATGATATAGCGGTAATTCCAATACAAATCTGCCGAAATTTATATGCCGGAAGCAGCACTTCGTATGTTATTACCGTAGCGGTTGGCGAAGTTTACGAAATAAAACCTGCATCAAGCGAGGCCGAAGGTTTAATGCGCAGTATCCGCAAATTAAAACACCAGGAAAACAACGATTTTGAAACCTCAACAAGCGATGAACTATCGAATTTACTTATTGAACAATCGGGGTATATTACCAGCGCAGCAACAATAATTGGCCTCATAACCTTATTGGGCGGCGCAGTGGGCTTAATGAATATTATGCTGGTAGCTGTGGCCGAACGCACCCGCGAAATTGGGGTTAGCAAAGCACTTGGGGCCAATAATCGCACAGTTTTGCTTCAGTTTTTAACCGAGGCAATATTAATTTGCCAACTTGGTGGACTATTGGGTATGGTCTTAGGTATATTGGCAGGCAATATAGTGTCGTTATTTTTAAAAGGCCCCTTTGTAATACCTTGGCTTTGGCTTCTGCTGGGTATTGTCATTTGCTTTGTTGTAGGTATAATATCGGGTATTTACCCCGCAAGGCGCGCCGCCTTAGTTGACCCCATCGAGTCGTTGCGGTACGAGTAG
- a CDS encoding SPOR domain-containing protein yields MLHCFCSFKSHQSTNIFFNGLTAILLFALTLSFAPTKLEAQNPPPPPKSSNTPKAKAAGNFKISLGAFKTIQTEKLPELQKIGTVITEPAPNGLIRYFVTGFKTVADAEVQLPKLINLGYVDAKVIQASKQDPINTATTTPDITTPYKIQLGNFNSVDVRHFSRVAELGDVTSDIDNGKVRVYVGVFTGRATAQNVLTKVRELGFPEAFLKPLTANSQ; encoded by the coding sequence ATGCTACATTGCTTTTGTTCTTTTAAATCTCACCAAAGTACCAATATTTTTTTTAATGGTTTAACAGCAATATTGCTATTTGCCCTAACCCTAAGTTTTGCCCCAACTAAACTTGAGGCACAAAACCCACCTCCGCCACCCAAATCTAGTAATACACCAAAGGCAAAGGCAGCGGGTAACTTTAAAATTTCATTAGGTGCCTTTAAAACGATACAAACCGAAAAACTGCCCGAATTACAAAAAATAGGTACGGTAATTACCGAGCCGGCCCCCAATGGATTAATACGTTATTTTGTTACCGGATTTAAAACAGTTGCCGATGCCGAAGTTCAATTACCCAAACTGATAAATTTGGGATATGTTGACGCTAAAGTGATACAAGCCTCAAAACAGGATCCGATTAATACTGCTACCACAACACCGGATATTACTACCCCATATAAAATTCAATTAGGCAATTTTAATAGCGTTGATGTGCGCCATTTTAGTCGTGTTGCCGAGTTAGGCGATGTTACAAGCGATATTGACAATGGAAAAGTGCGTGTTTATGTTGGTGTATTTACAGGCCGGGCTACCGCTCAAAATGTATTGACAAAAGTGCGCGAACTGGGCTTTCCCGAAGCATTTTTAAAACCATTGACAGCCAATAGCCAATAG